The Brachypodium distachyon strain Bd21 chromosome 4, Brachypodium_distachyon_v3.0, whole genome shotgun sequence nucleotide sequence TATAGGAAAAGTTGGACATATAATCATGAAACCTCAAAAGCTAATTCTGCAAGCTTTAAAACAAGTTAAACATTTGGGACACAGGTACCAGCAAAGTACTTCCAGAATACCTCAGACTGAAGTTCACGCATTACTTCATACATGTCTAGCAATACAAATAGCTTTTCAGGAGATCTTTTGCTTTTAGCAACAGCATCTCCGAAGCTGAGAAGGGTCAGAACACTATTTGTTGCCATTTCAGCAAAACATTGGTCCTTGTTGAAGTTGACCCCATCAAAAATCTGATCGCAGATTTTCCTTTCTCCTGCTAGTAGTAGTTTAACCTGCTTGCAAAAAAAAGCATAATATCTTAGTTTGATTTGAAAGTCCGAACGAGCATACAACAAAATGGGCCTATTTTCAGAAGGACACTCACCGCAATTCGCATAAAGTGTATCCAGTTTCCAATTTTAGCCTCCAAGGCCTCCCATTGCATCTTTTGGACATCATCTTTAGTAAGCTTTTCAACTCCCAGCTTCCGAAGACTCAACTCTAGTGCTGAACCACGGGAATCTCTGAAGAAAAATGAGAAATTAGCTTGACTTTTACATAATTATAGTGCTAAACACCTAAGGATATATGTGGATAGAAATTAAGAAGGAATGTAGAAAAGGGGGAATATATATGAAAACCATAATCCAAAACCTACCTGTAAATTTTGTAGCATGACTGTTGATTTCCAGCCTGAACCAACTGCTGAGCTATGTCATTCATGAGTGGCAATACTCTTGGAGGAACTAGCGTCGGTGTCCTGTATACAGCAGTTTCTAAGCCTTTGGATGGATGCTCGGCATTCCCTCGATCAGACTCAGGGTCATCTTTTGATGGCCGCAGAGACTTGGGTAGACAATCAAAGAGGCGATCTGGCTCAATAGGTTTGCTGAAACAACAGATGAACAATAAAGATAACATTTCTTTCAATCATATAAAAGCAATAAACACGAAGGTACTTCTGGAGTGAGTTTGCGATAAGAATTGAATATCTTACCTGTATGTATTCATCAGTTGCTTAAATTCTTCTTCAATCTTCAGTGAAGACTTTGCTAACAGACCGTTGACATGATTCAGAATTCCATCACTGCCCCTGAAGTTCTTATTGGAGGAAAAGAAGCGAGAGATTCCTTTCAGCAGATCCACTGCCTCCAGGTAGCCCTCCAAATCCTCATGGGGACCCCTCAATATCGTTGCCTCGGCCTAAAGCTCAAAAGCAACATTTAGACATAAAATACTTAGTGAAGCCCTCAAAACTCAAAGCCAATTTGCAAGCAATTTATATTCGCAATGAGTTTAAATAGCTATCAttttaattctttctctttctgcatGAAAATAACTGTCAATTTCATGAAACAAGATTACCTAGAATGAAAAATATCTTGACAAGAAATGAAACAACCATTTAATAGTGACCCAAACTAATGGCCTAAAAGTGCCCGACTGTATCACTTGCTGGATATTCCAAAGCACAAAATTATATCGGTGGTATTATCTTTGGCACCGAGTAAAAACATATTTGTTTCAATGACGCCCACGCCGAACTTATTTTACCTCGCATGCCCCACACGGAACATATAATCTACCGCTACACATTTTAACCCACGCTAATTATATGTTCCTATTCAGCACAAAACTTGAAGAACACGGAATAAATCAGTGCGGCCACCCGGCACACATTTGGCACATTTCAGTCCCCACCTCCGGATCCATACAATGCCACAACCTCTTCCAACAATAAAGATACCAATTTAACCGCCAAATCCAGATAAAATGTGGGCAATTTCACGGCAGCTCAGTGCACGTACCCGGCGGGCAAGGTCGAACTGGGATAAGATGGCGTCGCCAGTCTTGAGCGTCCTCTCGATGTTCTCGTGCGCCATCCGGATCGCATGCGTCCTCACCTGCATTCATTTCCCCACATGAGAAGACAGAACCACGAACGTCGATACGCGCGAATCAAATGGGAATGGCTCGAACGAGGGAAGGTGGACGGGAACGGCGGAGGGACCTGGGTGGGGCGCATGGCGGCCTCGAGCGCGGAgaggcggtggtcgaaggAGCCGAGGATGGCCACCATGCCGTCCGTGTTCCCCTGGCTCTTCTGCAGCGAGTCGCGCAGCATGGCCGCCCGCCGCGACAGCGCCTCCATCGTCCGCGGCAGCGAcgcagccgccaccgccatcgcTCCGCTCCCACCCCTCTCACAGATCAGCGCCGATtccggcccggccggccggggggAGGGGATCTCGCGGTGGCGACGGGAATGCGAACGCGCGCGCGCCTCGAGAAGCCCCCCTAAACGCGGGCCGCGGAAgccggggtgagatccttgTGGAACTTTCTAgtagggcggcggcgaggcgcgaTTTGGGgtcgtcggcgacggcgtgcaGAAAGGGGGGAGAGAAcagaaggagaagagaaggtTCCAAGGAACGAACGGCTTTGCTCCGGGATTCGTGCGGGCGTTGACGGTTGACCACGCGGACGGTGAGGAT carries:
- the LOC100836498 gene encoding exocyst complex component EXO70A1 — encoded protein: MAVAAASLPRTMEALSRRAAMLRDSLQKSQGNTDGMVAILGSFDHRLSALEAAMRPTQVRTHAIRMAHENIERTLKTGDAILSQFDLARRAEATILRGPHEDLEGYLEAVDLLKGISRFFSSNKNFRGSDGILNHVNGLLAKSSLKIEEEFKQLMNTYSKPIEPDRLFDCLPKSLRPSKDDPESDRGNAEHPSKGLETAVYRTPTLVPPRVLPLMNDIAQQLVQAGNQQSCYKIYRDSRGSALELSLRKLGVEKLTKDDVQKMQWEALEAKIGNWIHFMRIAVKLLLAGERKICDQIFDGVNFNKDQCFAEMATNSVLTLLSFGDAVAKSKRSPEKLFVLLDMYEVMRELQSEIEVIFEGKPCSEMREAALGLTKRLAQTAQETFADFEEAVEKDASKTIVQDGTVHPLTSYVINYVKFLFDYQSTLKLLFQEFETGSETESQLAVVTMRIMQALQNNLDGKSKQYKDPALTHLFLMNNVHYMVRSVRRSEAKDILGDDWIQRHRRIVQQNANQYKRVAWARVLQTLSVQGAGGSTGSSPADLNSSGVSRAVVKERFKAFNTQFEELHAKQSLWIVPDQELRESLRLAVAEVLLPAYRSFIKRFGNLVGSGKNPLKYIRYSPELVDKLLGEFFEGQQYGEPKHQHRL